The Lentzea guizhouensis genome contains a region encoding:
- a CDS encoding ABC transporter substrate-binding protein yields MRFGRKTIVGAALLLAACAPGTDDGATNSSAPDHLTYLYFTDGPDEQVTRALIAGFEKEAGATVELQIVPFSELSQQVQGRIASGNAPDVFRTDTLTGFRDALLDLKANGQDIGGQFMDEARDYVSGPGGELLAVPSDLTMNGPFVNLDQFAKAGVAPPKPDAPWTWDELVANASKVQQANGTPFAIAHDKSGHRFSGMLNQHGTNIFGTDGEVGLDAAKAATAVGKFAELHQQGAMSKDFWLESGTKYRGANDIFLAGDAPVYLSGNWQVSQFVKAAKFSWAAIPNPCAERCGGYPGGKFTAATKQSANPELAARFVAFMNSRAAQEKYAKEAQFLPTRKDLISEGIAYPQRADDMAVFLADVRRTDKAAFASVYSPGFSPTATAVVKELASVIAGQQSPEQAVTNIRAAAEKNLK; encoded by the coding sequence ATGCGCTTTGGCCGGAAGACGATCGTGGGCGCGGCGCTGCTGCTGGCCGCCTGCGCCCCTGGGACCGACGACGGCGCCACGAACTCCTCGGCGCCGGACCACCTCACCTACCTCTACTTCACCGACGGCCCGGACGAGCAGGTCACCAGAGCGCTCATCGCCGGCTTCGAGAAGGAGGCGGGCGCGACCGTCGAGCTGCAGATCGTGCCGTTCTCCGAGCTGAGCCAGCAGGTCCAGGGCCGCATCGCGAGCGGCAACGCACCGGACGTGTTCCGCACCGACACCCTGACCGGCTTCCGTGACGCGTTGCTCGACCTGAAGGCGAACGGCCAGGACATCGGCGGCCAGTTCATGGACGAGGCCCGCGACTACGTCAGCGGGCCCGGTGGCGAGCTGCTCGCGGTGCCGAGCGACCTCACCATGAACGGCCCGTTCGTCAACCTCGACCAGTTCGCCAAGGCCGGGGTGGCACCGCCGAAGCCGGACGCGCCGTGGACGTGGGACGAGCTGGTCGCCAACGCCAGCAAGGTCCAGCAGGCCAACGGCACCCCGTTCGCCATCGCCCACGACAAGTCGGGTCACCGGTTCTCCGGCATGCTCAACCAGCACGGCACGAACATCTTCGGCACCGACGGCGAGGTCGGCCTCGACGCCGCGAAGGCCGCCACCGCCGTCGGGAAGTTCGCCGAGCTGCACCAGCAGGGTGCGATGTCGAAGGACTTCTGGCTGGAGTCCGGCACCAAGTACAGAGGCGCCAACGACATCTTCCTGGCCGGGGACGCGCCGGTGTACCTCAGCGGCAACTGGCAGGTCAGCCAGTTCGTGAAGGCCGCGAAGTTCTCCTGGGCGGCGATCCCGAACCCGTGCGCCGAGCGGTGCGGCGGGTATCCGGGCGGCAAGTTCACGGCCGCGACCAAGCAGAGCGCGAACCCGGAGCTGGCCGCGCGGTTCGTCGCGTTCATGAACTCCCGGGCGGCGCAGGAGAAGTACGCGAAGGAGGCCCAGTTCCTGCCCACCCGCAAGGACCTGATCTCCGAGGGCATCGCCTACCCGCAGCGCGCTGACGACATGGCGGTGTTCCTCGCCGACGTCAGGCGCACCGACAAGGCTGCGTTCGCGAGCGTCTACAGCCCCGGCTTCTCGCCGACCGCGACGGCCGTGGTGAAGGAGCTCGCGTCGGTGATCGCCGGGCAGCAGAGCCCGGAGCAGGCCGTGACGAACATCCGGGCGGCGGCCGAGAAGAACCTCAAGTGA
- a CDS encoding YqjF family protein: MVEPITPLTPRPVRFASVGQWWREVTFVHWAVAPEVVAPFLPAGTRPDVLAGVTYVGLVPFRMHPIGGQVGPRLPYVGTFCETNVRVYSVDGEGRRGVVFLSLDASRLVPVLGARYSARLPYKWARMRMARDGDVVSYTSDRIWPGPRDATSKVVVRVGAPKQPTELDRFLTARWGLHVRWHGRTLYLPNDHPEWELRDAELLDVDARVVAAEGLGAPTGPPASVLHSPGVPVRFGVPVAVGR; encoded by the coding sequence ATGGTCGAGCCGATCACTCCGCTGACGCCGCGCCCCGTGCGGTTCGCGTCGGTCGGTCAGTGGTGGCGCGAGGTGACGTTCGTGCACTGGGCGGTCGCGCCGGAGGTCGTCGCGCCGTTCCTGCCCGCCGGCACCCGGCCGGACGTCCTGGCCGGCGTGACCTACGTCGGGCTGGTGCCGTTCCGCATGCACCCGATCGGCGGGCAGGTCGGGCCGCGGTTGCCGTACGTCGGCACGTTCTGCGAGACCAACGTCCGGGTGTACTCGGTGGACGGTGAGGGCCGCCGCGGGGTGGTGTTCCTGTCGCTCGACGCGAGCCGGCTGGTTCCGGTGCTGGGCGCGCGGTACAGCGCGCGGTTGCCCTACAAGTGGGCACGGATGCGGATGGCCCGCGACGGTGACGTCGTCAGCTACACGTCGGACCGGATCTGGCCGGGACCGCGCGACGCGACGAGCAAGGTCGTCGTGAGGGTCGGAGCGCCGAAGCAGCCGACCGAGCTGGACCGGTTCCTGACCGCGCGGTGGGGGCTGCACGTGCGTTGGCACGGCAGAACGCTCTACCTGCCCAACGACCACCCGGAGTGGGAGCTGCGGGACGCGGAGCTGCTCGACGTGGACGCGCGGGTGGTGGCCGCGGAAGGGCTGGGGGCCCCGACCGGGCCACCGGCCAGCGTGCTCCACTCGCCCGGTGTGCCGGTGCGGTTTGGCGTGCCTGTGGCGGTGGGCAGGTAG
- a CDS encoding carbohydrate ABC transporter permease — protein MSRRRTVKPWNQRLAPYLFIAPNMLIFGVFIIYPALNGFVVSAYDSNNGRTFRPVGTDNYGNLFSDAEFWTAARATAVFVFAFVVLCTAGAIGLALLLNQRIRGRAFFRAVFFLPVLLSPVVVGLLWSWILERRAGALNSVLGADIPWLIDGKLALGVAVFVGVWTHVGFYTLITMAGLQGIDGSYYEAARLDGATAWQRFRFVTWPLLRPTTLVVVVLGLIAGFQAFDFIYTLTGGGPLGATTLMVQYIYEHAFRSPIRYGLAAAGSVVLFVTIFALTMLNFLYARRREAV, from the coding sequence GTGAGCAGGCGCCGGACCGTCAAGCCCTGGAACCAGCGACTCGCGCCCTACCTGTTCATCGCCCCGAACATGCTGATCTTCGGCGTGTTCATCATCTACCCGGCGCTGAACGGGTTCGTGGTGAGCGCGTACGACAGCAACAACGGCCGCACGTTCCGCCCGGTCGGCACGGACAACTACGGCAACCTGTTCAGCGACGCCGAGTTCTGGACGGCCGCGCGGGCGACGGCGGTGTTCGTGTTCGCCTTCGTGGTGCTGTGCACGGCGGGCGCGATCGGGCTGGCGTTGCTGCTCAACCAGCGGATCCGGGGCAGGGCGTTCTTCCGCGCGGTGTTCTTCCTGCCCGTGCTGCTGTCACCGGTCGTGGTCGGCCTGCTGTGGAGCTGGATCCTGGAGCGACGGGCGGGCGCGCTGAACTCGGTGCTGGGCGCCGACATCCCGTGGCTGATCGACGGGAAGCTCGCGCTGGGCGTCGCGGTGTTCGTCGGCGTGTGGACGCACGTCGGGTTCTACACGCTGATCACGATGGCCGGCCTGCAGGGCATCGACGGCTCGTACTACGAGGCCGCGCGGCTGGACGGCGCAACCGCTTGGCAGCGCTTCCGGTTCGTCACCTGGCCGTTGCTGCGGCCCACCACACTCGTGGTGGTCGTCCTGGGTCTGATCGCCGGGTTCCAGGCGTTCGACTTCATCTACACGCTGACCGGCGGTGGCCCGCTCGGCGCGACCACCCTGATGGTCCAGTACATCTACGAGCACGCGTTCCGCTCGCCGATCCGCTACGGCCTCGCGGCGGCCGGGTCGGTCGTGCTGTTCGTGACGATCTTCGCGCTGACCATGCTGAACTTCCTGTACGCGCGGCGCAGGGAGGCGGTGTGA
- a CDS encoding glycoside hydrolase family 3 protein, whose product MRAAREADVAVVVVGLTEEQETEGFDKTTLALPGEQDALVAAVAAAKRTVVVVNAATPVLMPWLAQVDAVLWAGLPGQEAGDAVAAALLGEIEPAGRLVTTFPRSDADAVTPVPTDGELAYTEGTAIGYRGATDPLFWFGHGLGYTRWEYHDIDLSSEDGVIETVSVRLSNTGDRDGREVVQVYLRPEQEPVRLIGWAVADVAAGGAARVEVRCSARVQRVWSAGWQPLTGDVLVARGLGDVRIVHVRRPANVSEVSRVVPTRVPQQD is encoded by the coding sequence GTGCGGGCCGCACGCGAGGCCGACGTCGCGGTCGTGGTCGTCGGGCTCACCGAGGAACAGGAGACCGAGGGGTTCGACAAGACCACGCTGGCGCTGCCCGGCGAGCAGGACGCGCTGGTGGCGGCAGTCGCGGCGGCCAAGCGGACCGTGGTCGTGGTGAACGCGGCGACGCCGGTGCTGATGCCGTGGCTCGCGCAGGTCGACGCGGTGCTGTGGGCGGGGCTGCCCGGTCAGGAGGCCGGTGACGCGGTCGCGGCGGCGTTGCTGGGTGAGATCGAACCGGCCGGGCGCCTGGTGACGACGTTCCCGCGCTCGGACGCGGACGCGGTGACGCCGGTGCCCACCGACGGCGAACTGGCCTACACCGAGGGAACGGCGATCGGCTACCGCGGCGCGACCGACCCGCTGTTCTGGTTCGGCCACGGCCTCGGGTACACGCGGTGGGAGTACCACGACATCGACCTGTCCTCCGAGGACGGTGTGATCGAGACCGTGTCGGTCCGGCTCTCGAACACCGGCGACCGGGACGGGCGCGAGGTCGTGCAGGTCTACCTGCGTCCCGAACAGGAACCGGTCCGGTTGATCGGCTGGGCGGTCGCGGACGTCGCCGCCGGTGGTGCGGCGCGGGTCGAGGTCCGGTGCTCGGCACGGGTGCAGCGGGTCTGGTCGGCCGGCTGGCAGCCGCTGACCGGCGACGTGCTGGTGGCGCGCGGGCTCGGTGACGTCCGGATCGTCCATGTGCGCAGGCCGGCGAACGTGAGCGAGGTGAGTCGTGTCGTTCCCACCCGTGTACCGCAGCAGGACTGA
- a CDS encoding carbohydrate ABC transporter permease, giving the protein MRRAPSTGKVLTYAGLIALTLLFLAPVVWTALSSFKDRTELAARPPTLFPQSFAVENYTEALSRFDFTVYLRNSLVVTVSATVLTLAINAMAAYALAKYNFRGRDLLFLVTLGTIMIPLQIILIPLQQVASQLGMTNSLLGMIIPPAATPTGVFLLRQYMLTIPDELVEAARIDGAGELRIFWRLILPLCRPALAVVTIFSVIWRWNDFLWPLVIAQSQDLYTLPVALAQFNSEEVVPFNYILAMSVVSMLPVIIVFLLTQRHIVKGIAQTGLR; this is encoded by the coding sequence GTGAGGCGCGCGCCGAGTACCGGCAAGGTCCTCACCTACGCCGGTCTGATCGCGCTGACACTGCTGTTCCTCGCCCCGGTCGTGTGGACCGCGCTGTCGTCGTTCAAGGACCGCACCGAGCTCGCCGCGCGCCCGCCGACGCTGTTCCCGCAGTCGTTCGCGGTCGAGAACTACACCGAGGCGCTGTCCCGCTTCGACTTCACCGTCTACCTGCGCAACAGCCTCGTCGTCACGGTGTCGGCGACGGTGCTGACGCTGGCGATCAACGCGATGGCCGCCTACGCGCTGGCGAAGTACAACTTCCGCGGCCGTGACCTGCTGTTCCTGGTCACGCTCGGCACGATCATGATCCCGTTGCAGATCATCCTGATCCCGTTGCAGCAGGTCGCCTCCCAGCTCGGGATGACGAACTCGCTGCTCGGCATGATCATCCCACCGGCCGCGACGCCGACCGGCGTGTTCCTGCTGCGCCAGTACATGCTGACGATCCCGGACGAGCTGGTCGAGGCGGCGCGGATCGACGGGGCCGGGGAGCTCCGGATCTTCTGGCGGTTGATCCTGCCGCTGTGCCGGCCCGCGCTCGCCGTGGTGACGATCTTCTCGGTGATCTGGCGGTGGAACGACTTCCTGTGGCCGCTGGTGATCGCCCAGTCGCAGGACCTGTACACGCTGCCCGTCGCGCTCGCGCAGTTCAACAGCGAGGAGGTCGTGCCGTTCAACTACATCCTGGCGATGTCCGTGGTCAGCATGCTGCCGGTGATCATCGTCTTCCTGCTCACCCAGCGGCACATCGTCAAGGGCATCGCCCAGACCGGGCTCCGATGA
- a CDS encoding AfsR/SARP family transcriptional regulator encodes MEFLVLGSLAVRRDQTPLELGGPRQRAVLTMLLLHANEAVSVAQLTEAVWDSPPVSPESNLRTYVAGLRRAVGDRLVTRPGHGYQLVVRPGELDLDAFDRLVRQGEKALADNDTEAAAELFALALGKWHGTPSDVTAGPLLRAEFTRLQERRLAAVEKFAKAAIDLGRFDDAIDRLRRESAQHPLREELWALLMVALDRSGRRGEALETYAAARRHVVEQLGVEPGARLRQLHQVVLESRVPSPAALSAHRQLPMDIAEFTGRESELRRLCEPGPQSTVVISAIEGMAGVGKTKLAVRAAHRLVARFPDVQLWADLHGFDADELPADPAAVLESFLRLLGVPGAQIPESLAERAALYRDRLAGKRALVLLDNAAGEDQVRPLLPGSSTCLVLITSRRSLLGLDGVKSVFLDVFTPGEAVALLARIAGADRVNADREAAVRVAELCGHLPIAVALAAKRLARRPQWTVSDLVGQLERGGLGARGVFDLSYQALPDHQRRLFRLLGLHPGEDVTAESAAALAGLTAYEAEDLLETLLDEHLLQQHTPGRYVLHDLLRAYAAEQVMAAEPPPARATALRRVLDWYVHTSWNSAVRLNPQRKLEIDTADPAVHPLAVADHDAALLWCDTERANLVAAVRDAAEHGLAQHCWQLAQCLWDFFNLRKHWSDWIDTHGVALAAARAAGDRTAEGRMLITLGIALREVRRHDEAIECCHQALAIFRAIGDRTRQEPVLNNLGIAYMATGRLDEALACYEQSAEIARDLGHQHTEAVLLNNIALLHADAGRFDEALPRYLRALEIRQEVRDPYSEAILLNNIGEVYRGLLDFPQAVAHVDRALETFRRIGDLYGQAESLDNLGLALDGLGDRRGAEKCWLESVTLFEELGEPKADEVRARLG; translated from the coding sequence GTGGAGTTCCTGGTGCTCGGCTCACTGGCGGTGCGTCGTGACCAGACGCCGCTGGAGCTGGGCGGGCCACGCCAGCGCGCGGTGCTGACGATGTTGCTGCTGCACGCGAACGAGGCCGTGAGCGTGGCGCAGCTGACCGAGGCGGTCTGGGACTCGCCGCCGGTGTCGCCCGAGTCGAACCTGCGCACGTACGTGGCCGGGTTGCGGCGCGCGGTGGGCGACCGGCTGGTGACCAGACCCGGCCACGGCTACCAGCTGGTGGTGCGGCCGGGTGAGCTGGACCTCGACGCGTTCGACCGGCTGGTGCGCCAGGGCGAGAAGGCGCTGGCGGACAACGACACCGAGGCGGCGGCCGAGCTCTTCGCCCTGGCGCTCGGGAAGTGGCACGGCACGCCGTCGGACGTTACCGCCGGGCCGTTGCTGCGCGCGGAGTTCACGCGGTTGCAGGAACGCAGGCTCGCCGCCGTCGAGAAGTTCGCCAAGGCGGCCATCGACCTCGGCCGGTTCGACGACGCGATCGACCGGCTGCGGCGCGAGTCGGCGCAGCACCCGTTGCGCGAGGAGCTGTGGGCGTTGCTGATGGTCGCGCTCGACCGGTCCGGCCGCCGCGGTGAGGCGCTCGAGACCTATGCCGCGGCGCGCAGGCACGTGGTCGAGCAGCTCGGCGTCGAACCGGGGGCGCGGCTGCGGCAGCTGCACCAGGTGGTGCTGGAGAGCCGGGTGCCCTCGCCCGCGGCTCTGAGCGCGCACCGCCAGCTGCCCATGGACATCGCCGAGTTCACCGGCCGCGAGTCGGAGCTGCGCCGGTTGTGCGAGCCGGGCCCGCAGTCGACGGTGGTGATCTCGGCGATCGAGGGCATGGCGGGCGTCGGCAAGACCAAGCTCGCCGTCCGCGCCGCGCACCGGCTGGTCGCGCGGTTCCCGGACGTGCAGCTGTGGGCGGACCTGCACGGCTTCGACGCCGACGAGCTGCCCGCCGACCCGGCCGCGGTGCTGGAGAGCTTCCTGCGCCTGCTCGGGGTGCCGGGCGCGCAGATCCCGGAGTCGCTGGCCGAGCGCGCCGCGCTCTACCGCGACCGGCTCGCCGGCAAGCGGGCGTTGGTGCTGCTGGACAACGCGGCGGGTGAGGACCAGGTCCGGCCGCTGCTGCCGGGCAGCTCGACGTGCCTGGTGCTGATCACCAGCCGGCGCAGCCTGCTCGGGCTCGACGGGGTGAAGTCGGTCTTCCTCGACGTGTTCACGCCGGGGGAGGCGGTCGCGCTGCTGGCGCGGATCGCCGGTGCCGACCGGGTGAACGCCGACCGCGAGGCCGCTGTCCGGGTCGCGGAACTGTGCGGCCACCTGCCGATCGCCGTGGCGCTGGCCGCGAAACGGCTCGCGCGCCGTCCACAGTGGACCGTTTCGGACCTCGTGGGACAGCTGGAGAGAGGCGGTCTCGGTGCACGGGGCGTGTTCGACCTCTCATACCAGGCGTTGCCCGACCACCAGAGGCGTCTGTTTCGGCTCCTAGGCCTGCACCCCGGTGAGGACGTCACCGCGGAGTCCGCCGCCGCCCTCGCGGGGCTCACCGCGTACGAGGCGGAGGACCTGCTGGAGACGTTGCTCGACGAACACCTGCTGCAGCAACACACTCCTGGCCGGTACGTGCTGCACGACCTGCTGCGCGCGTACGCGGCCGAGCAGGTCATGGCCGCCGAGCCGCCTCCCGCGCGCGCCACCGCGTTGCGCCGGGTGCTCGACTGGTACGTGCACACGTCGTGGAACTCCGCCGTGCGGCTCAACCCGCAGCGCAAGCTGGAGATCGACACCGCGGACCCGGCCGTGCACCCGCTCGCGGTCGCCGACCACGACGCCGCCCTGCTGTGGTGCGACACCGAACGCGCCAACCTGGTGGCCGCCGTGCGCGACGCCGCCGAACACGGTCTGGCGCAACACTGCTGGCAGCTCGCGCAGTGCCTGTGGGACTTCTTCAACCTGCGCAAGCACTGGTCGGACTGGATCGACACGCACGGCGTCGCCCTCGCCGCCGCGCGCGCGGCCGGCGACCGCACCGCGGAGGGCAGGATGCTGATCACCCTCGGCATCGCCCTGCGCGAGGTCCGCCGGCACGACGAGGCGATCGAGTGCTGCCACCAGGCGCTGGCGATCTTCCGCGCGATCGGCGACCGGACCAGGCAGGAGCCGGTGCTCAACAACCTCGGCATCGCCTACATGGCCACCGGCCGCCTCGACGAGGCGCTCGCGTGCTACGAGCAGTCCGCCGAGATTGCCCGCGACCTCGGCCACCAGCACACCGAGGCCGTGCTGCTCAACAACATCGCCCTGCTGCACGCCGACGCCGGCCGGTTCGACGAGGCGCTGCCCCGGTACCTGCGGGCGCTGGAGATCCGCCAGGAGGTGCGGGACCCGTACAGCGAGGCGATCCTGCTCAACAACATCGGCGAGGTCTACCGGGGGCTGCTCGACTTCCCGCAGGCCGTGGCGCACGTGGACCGCGCGCTGGAGACGTTCCGGCGCATCGGCGACCTGTACGGGCAGGCGGAGTCGCTCGACAACCTGGGGCTGGCGCTGGACGGGCTGGGCGACCGGCGCGGTGCGGAGAAGTGCTGGCTGGAGTCGGTGACGCTGTTCGAGGAGCTGGGCGAGCCCAAGGCGGACGAGGTGCGCGCCCGGCTGGGGTGA
- a CDS encoding TetR/AcrR family transcriptional regulator, producing the protein MSFPPVYRSRTEESGEESRAKAVAVATELFALGGYKGTSVARVAAKTGLSQSGLLHHFPSKAALLAAVLEERDRQDGDFLTGSARPLLGWAAFDGLQALVARNSTRPHLVGLFVRLAAEAIEPAHPAHGWVQAHYAGTRRWLTDAVEHGKAHGEFVADAPVGTIVRTTIAVMDGLQQQWLLQPEEVSMVAEFEAFVATLRARWALL; encoded by the coding sequence GTGTCGTTCCCACCCGTGTACCGCAGCAGGACTGAGGAGTCCGGCGAGGAGTCCAGGGCCAAGGCGGTGGCGGTCGCGACCGAGCTGTTCGCGCTCGGCGGGTACAAGGGCACCTCGGTCGCCCGGGTGGCCGCGAAGACCGGGCTCTCGCAGTCCGGGCTGTTGCACCACTTCCCCAGCAAGGCCGCGCTGCTGGCCGCCGTGCTGGAGGAACGCGACCGGCAGGACGGCGACTTCCTGACCGGCTCGGCCCGGCCGTTGCTGGGCTGGGCGGCGTTCGACGGCCTGCAGGCCCTGGTGGCGCGCAACTCGACCCGGCCGCACCTGGTCGGGTTGTTCGTGCGGCTGGCGGCCGAGGCGATCGAGCCCGCCCACCCGGCGCACGGGTGGGTGCAGGCGCACTACGCGGGCACACGGCGGTGGCTCACGGACGCCGTCGAGCACGGCAAGGCGCACGGCGAGTTCGTCGCGGACGCTCCTGTCGGCACGATCGTGCGGACGACGATCGCGGTGATGGACGGGTTGCAGCAGCAGTGGTTGCTGCAACCGGAGGAAGTGTCGATGGTGGCGGAGTTCGAAGCCTTTGTTGCCACCCTGCGCGCGCGTTGGGCGCTACTCTGA
- a CDS encoding FGGY-family carbohydrate kinase produces the protein MSYLVAIDNGSQSTKVSIVDELGRVHASAQRPLRPSVYPRPGQVVHPDDDVWDSIVAACAEALQRFTGAPGEIAGVGLCTIRFCRSLLDADGMLAEPMLSWMDERLARAQEPAAGVRYVTTSSGYVTYRLTGELRDTAGNYQGVWPVDQASWRWSADPQSYVDSGMTRSQLFELVDPGALLGRVTASAAAATGLPAGLPVYATSNDKAVEALGSGLSNPSELLVSLGTYIASMTVGEQHAVDPEGRFWSNFGSVPGRYLYESDGIRRGMWTVSWYRQLLDTDLDELSAGAASVAPGCGGLMTVLDWLAPTDHPYRRGALLGFDGTQGRDHIYRSVLEGIAMTMHRHSGAMAEALGRDFTEVVISGGGSRSDLMMQIFADVFATPVRRTRMSDAAGLGAAICAAVGSGVHPDWDTAVKEMVTTADVFTPDPAGVSAYAALLPAYAEITSFTDPLFASLNSMRHG, from the coding sequence GTGAGCTACCTGGTCGCGATCGACAACGGCTCGCAGAGCACGAAGGTCTCGATCGTCGACGAGCTCGGCCGCGTGCACGCCTCGGCCCAGCGCCCGCTGCGGCCGTCGGTGTACCCGCGGCCCGGCCAGGTCGTGCACCCCGACGACGACGTGTGGGACTCGATCGTCGCGGCCTGCGCGGAGGCGTTGCAGCGGTTCACCGGCGCGCCGGGCGAGATCGCGGGCGTCGGGCTGTGCACGATCCGGTTCTGCCGCAGCCTGCTCGACGCGGACGGCATGCTCGCGGAACCGATGCTGAGCTGGATGGACGAGCGGCTGGCTCGTGCGCAGGAGCCGGCTGCCGGGGTCCGGTACGTCACGACGTCGTCGGGGTACGTGACGTACCGGCTCACCGGCGAGCTGCGCGACACCGCGGGGAACTACCAGGGGGTGTGGCCGGTCGACCAGGCGTCGTGGCGCTGGTCGGCCGACCCGCAGTCCTATGTGGACTCCGGAATGACCCGGTCGCAGCTGTTCGAGCTGGTCGACCCCGGCGCGTTGCTCGGCCGCGTGACCGCCTCGGCGGCAGCCGCCACGGGCCTGCCCGCCGGGTTGCCGGTGTATGCGACGTCCAACGACAAGGCCGTGGAGGCGCTGGGCAGCGGGCTGAGCAACCCGTCCGAGCTGCTGGTGTCGCTGGGGACCTACATCGCGTCGATGACGGTCGGCGAGCAGCACGCGGTGGACCCGGAGGGCCGGTTCTGGTCGAACTTCGGGTCCGTGCCCGGCCGGTACCTGTACGAGAGCGACGGCATCCGGCGCGGGATGTGGACGGTGAGCTGGTACCGCCAGCTGCTCGACACCGACCTCGACGAGCTGTCCGCCGGTGCCGCCTCGGTCGCGCCGGGATGTGGCGGGCTGATGACCGTGCTGGACTGGCTCGCGCCGACGGACCACCCGTACCGGCGGGGCGCGTTGCTCGGGTTCGACGGCACGCAGGGCCGCGACCACATCTACCGGTCCGTGCTGGAGGGCATCGCCATGACGATGCACCGCCACTCCGGCGCGATGGCCGAGGCGCTGGGCCGCGACTTCACCGAGGTCGTGATCTCCGGCGGTGGCTCGCGGTCCGACCTGATGATGCAGATCTTCGCCGACGTGTTCGCCACTCCGGTGCGGCGCACCAGGATGAGCGACGCGGCCGGGCTGGGCGCGGCGATCTGCGCCGCGGTCGGCAGCGGCGTGCACCCGGACTGGGACACGGCGGTGAAGGAGATGGTGACCACCGCGGACGTGTTCACGCCGGATCCTGCCGGTGTGTCGGCTTATGCGGCGCTTCTGCCTGCCTACGCGGAGATCACATCGTTCACCGATCCGTTGTTCGCGTCCTTGAACTCGATGCGTCACGGCTGA
- a CDS encoding PASTA domain-containing protein — protein MREHRTVVVPDFRGRQALDAWLRGHNAGLLLQGTDPDSHPLLNGVVVAQRPGPGTLMRRWDSVTVWVDGGGDGSGVREPRRPRPLHREAGGEKPVH, from the coding sequence GTGCGAGAACATCGGACGGTAGTCGTCCCCGACTTCCGCGGCCGCCAGGCGCTCGACGCGTGGCTGCGAGGTCACAACGCAGGTCTGCTGTTGCAGGGCACCGACCCGGACAGCCATCCCCTCCTCAACGGTGTCGTTGTGGCGCAACGGCCTGGGCCCGGCACCCTGATGAGGCGCTGGGACAGCGTGACCGTGTGGGTGGACGGTGGTGGCGACGGCAGCGGTGTGCGCGAACCGCGTCGCCCGCGGCCCCTGCACCGCGAGGCGGGTGGTGAGAAGCCGGTCCACTGA